A stretch of the Sorangium aterium genome encodes the following:
- a CDS encoding DUF6345 domain-containing protein: MKRSPDGVLGVFLLVTLGVAGCSGRDAREDLPESADRGVFRAASPAAGSPGREARSLPAYRVIGGGADVARASALAGALGLAEDPARGGAAALVADGAIRYLDGARFQRLPTRKADAPPAPGFRDERGFATSAGDDALDFEALAALQVLPEPDAAARAWAALDAAGLPVGSELAVGHSLLEAVDAEGRYVARAELDTQVSFRDELEGIRLIGPGAKVRVTFDGEGAVTHLIYARRELERGEDVAIVPASEAPALCAGALGSGAVIAAEPELVYYAPPLSREVRRILPHYVCSARRTVGGEVVDVRKRIVPAVIDAPRAEISVRVDGATALAEASVTGGTAPYTYRWVSSARSLDGLDSVGEGGEGGSQVKVSGVSGLRGETDTLSLYVTDADGLVATASQQLSLGRAATGLDAARPPLPPPIDDGRAVVGAEWVGLCGGLDHSAANVDGLLKGFREGGIESRFNWGDQRAWEVDFKDPALGGQDASFADSVDLTFYTGHANGVGFMFCSARNDRVLHFSDARWGNANLEWMVVAACGPLQDDGGAWRYRWAGAFDGLHLLLGYATESFDDTTEGSKFARYLLDDESPAPVRQAWVTTAIEVQPDDEVIYAVMGAYGQGWTVPNYDDHFWGKGPVGPDLTGAARIGFWRISGPT; the protein is encoded by the coding sequence ATGAAGAGATCACCGGATGGGGTGTTGGGCGTCTTTCTCCTCGTGACCCTCGGCGTCGCCGGGTGCAGCGGCCGCGACGCCCGCGAGGATCTCCCGGAGAGCGCCGATCGCGGCGTGTTCCGCGCGGCGTCGCCCGCGGCGGGGTCGCCAGGCAGGGAGGCGCGATCCCTGCCCGCCTACCGCGTGATCGGGGGCGGCGCCGACGTCGCGCGGGCGTCGGCGCTCGCCGGCGCGCTCGGGCTCGCGGAGGATCCTGCGCGGGGAGGCGCCGCCGCGCTCGTGGCCGACGGCGCGATTCGCTACCTCGACGGCGCGCGATTCCAGCGCTTGCCCACGAGGAAGGCCGACGCGCCGCCTGCGCCCGGGTTCCGCGACGAGCGCGGCTTCGCCACGTCGGCGGGCGATGACGCCCTGGATTTCGAGGCGCTCGCGGCGCTGCAGGTTTTGCCGGAGCCGGACGCGGCGGCGCGGGCGTGGGCCGCGCTGGACGCCGCGGGCCTGCCGGTCGGGAGCGAGCTCGCCGTCGGCCACTCGCTGCTCGAGGCGGTCGACGCGGAGGGGCGTTATGTGGCGCGGGCCGAGCTCGACACGCAGGTGAGCTTTCGCGACGAGCTCGAGGGGATCCGGCTGATCGGCCCCGGGGCCAAGGTCCGCGTGACGTTCGACGGCGAGGGCGCCGTGACCCACCTGATCTACGCGCGGCGCGAGCTCGAGCGAGGGGAGGACGTCGCGATCGTCCCGGCCTCCGAGGCCCCCGCGCTGTGCGCCGGCGCGCTGGGCAGCGGCGCGGTGATCGCGGCCGAGCCGGAGCTCGTCTATTACGCGCCGCCGCTGTCCCGCGAGGTACGGCGGATCCTGCCCCATTATGTGTGCAGCGCACGGCGGACCGTCGGCGGGGAGGTGGTGGACGTCCGCAAGCGGATCGTGCCGGCCGTCATAGACGCTCCGAGGGCCGAGATCTCTGTGCGTGTGGACGGCGCGACCGCGCTCGCGGAGGCGAGCGTCACCGGAGGTACTGCTCCATACACGTACAGGTGGGTATCGTCGGCGCGCTCGCTCGATGGGCTCGACTCGGTCGGTGAAGGGGGAGAAGGCGGCTCGCAGGTGAAGGTGTCTGGCGTCTCTGGCCTTCGCGGGGAGACGGACACGCTCTCGCTCTATGTCACGGACGCCGACGGTCTTGTCGCGACGGCGTCGCAGCAGCTCTCGTTGGGCCGCGCGGCGACGGGGCTCGACGCGGCGCGCCCGCCGCTCCCGCCGCCGATCGACGACGGCCGCGCGGTGGTCGGCGCCGAGTGGGTCGGGCTCTGCGGCGGCCTCGATCACTCGGCGGCGAACGTGGATGGGCTGCTGAAGGGCTTCCGGGAGGGGGGAATCGAGTCCCGCTTCAACTGGGGCGATCAGCGCGCGTGGGAGGTCGATTTCAAGGATCCGGCGCTGGGCGGCCAGGACGCGTCGTTCGCGGATTCGGTGGACCTCACGTTCTACACGGGGCACGCGAACGGCGTCGGGTTCATGTTCTGCAGCGCGAGGAACGACCGGGTCCTCCATTTCAGCGACGCCCGCTGGGGCAACGCCAACCTGGAGTGGATGGTGGTGGCCGCCTGCGGCCCGCTCCAGGACGACGGCGGCGCGTGGCGCTACCGGTGGGCGGGCGCGTTCGACGGGCTGCACCTCCTGCTCGGCTATGCGACGGAGTCGTTCGACGACACGACCGAAGGATCGAAGTTCGCGCGTTATCTGCTCGACGACGAGAGCCCGGCGCCGGTGCGGCAGGCGTGGGTGACGACGGCGATCGAGGTCCAGCCGGACGACGAGGTGATCTACGCGGTGATGGGGGCGTACGGGCAGGGGTGGACGGTGCCCAACTACGATGACCATTTCTGGGGGAAGGGGCCGGTCGGGCCGGATCTGACGGGGGCGGCGAGGATCGGGTTCTGGCGGATCTCTGGGCCGACCTAG
- a CDS encoding polyprenyl synthetase family protein, giving the protein MTAHTKDGESAPGAGDRTLEGTADPGARLFLDFLSSIRPRVEAALDQRWRDKAASVERYGREVAAMVSEARSLTLRGGKRFRAGLLIAAYQGVAPDAPLGPAIDAGAALELLQTYLLIQDDWIDGDTVRRGDRTVHVALTETLGDPHLGASSAILAGDLTWSFALSTLAGADAPPETALAAVRLFCKMHEDVVIGQHLDVVGRAEDVEQMHALKTGSYTVRGPLALGATLAGAPAETVAALERFAAPVGVAFQLRDDLLGTFGSAAATGKPVGNDLRAGKRTAVLASAEGRLDAAGRSAVERALGRKDASDDAVAAATVALEACGARRAVEERLSALCGEAEVLARSLPVSASARQILCGAASALRWTGA; this is encoded by the coding sequence ATGACAGCGCACACGAAGGACGGAGAGAGCGCGCCCGGCGCCGGCGATCGGACGCTCGAAGGCACGGCGGATCCCGGCGCACGCCTGTTCCTCGACTTCCTCTCCTCCATCCGCCCCCGCGTCGAGGCCGCGCTCGATCAGCGCTGGCGCGACAAGGCGGCCTCCGTGGAGCGCTACGGCCGCGAGGTCGCGGCCATGGTCTCCGAGGCGCGGAGCCTCACGCTGCGCGGCGGCAAGCGGTTCCGCGCGGGGCTGCTCATCGCCGCGTACCAGGGCGTCGCGCCGGACGCGCCGCTCGGCCCCGCGATCGACGCCGGCGCCGCGCTCGAGCTGCTCCAGACGTACCTGCTCATCCAGGACGACTGGATCGACGGCGACACCGTCCGGCGCGGAGACCGCACCGTCCACGTCGCGCTGACCGAGACGCTCGGCGATCCGCACCTCGGGGCCTCGTCCGCGATCCTCGCGGGCGACCTCACCTGGAGCTTCGCGCTGAGCACGCTCGCGGGCGCGGACGCGCCGCCGGAGACGGCGCTCGCGGCCGTCCGGCTGTTCTGCAAGATGCACGAGGACGTCGTGATCGGGCAGCACCTCGACGTGGTCGGCCGGGCCGAGGACGTCGAGCAGATGCACGCGCTCAAGACCGGCAGCTACACGGTGCGGGGCCCGCTCGCGCTCGGCGCCACGCTGGCCGGCGCGCCGGCCGAGACCGTGGCGGCGCTCGAGCGGTTCGCGGCGCCCGTGGGCGTCGCCTTCCAGCTACGCGACGACCTCCTCGGCACCTTCGGGAGCGCCGCCGCGACCGGCAAGCCGGTGGGCAACGACCTGCGCGCCGGCAAGCGCACCGCCGTGCTCGCCTCGGCCGAGGGGCGCCTCGACGCCGCGGGCCGGAGCGCCGTCGAGCGCGCGCTCGGCCGCAAGGACGCGAGCGACGACGCCGTGGCGGCCGCGACGGTCGCGCTCGAGGCGTGCGGCGCGCGGCGCGCCGTCGAGGAGCGGCTCTCCGCCCTGTGCGGCGAGGCCGAGGTCCTCGCGCGCTCGCTGCCGGTGAGCGCGTCGGCCCGGCAGATCCTGTGCGGAGCCGCGAGCGCGCTCCGGTGGACCGGCGCATGA
- the mvk gene encoding mevalonate kinase: MTEALGEASGKVILLGEHAVVYGAPALAAGIERGARARATRCSGASALRLGGRELRAAPAEEDVARAFAALLGALPDVGPVRVEAESDLPPGGGLGSSAALGVAIARSVAALAPAPAAAAVTDAAAAWERVFHGNPSGIDTTAAARGGCFRFTRAHGATSIAPRDDLWLCVGSTGVSSSTRIMVELVARLFERKPTLAATSIAGITALVENAALAIEAGDVVGLGRLMDLNQMLLAGMFVSTEAIEALCKLAREAGALGAKITGAGGGGSVIALLPPPGGGATSNVAADRVLAAWRDAGYSGFVTRVKAGVTRTEPQEQA; encoded by the coding sequence ATGACCGAGGCGCTCGGCGAGGCGTCCGGCAAGGTCATCCTGCTCGGCGAGCACGCCGTCGTGTACGGGGCGCCCGCGCTCGCCGCCGGCATCGAGCGCGGCGCCCGCGCGCGGGCGACCCGCTGCTCCGGCGCGAGCGCGCTCCGGCTGGGCGGGCGCGAGCTCCGCGCGGCGCCGGCCGAGGAGGACGTGGCGCGGGCGTTCGCGGCGCTCCTCGGGGCGCTGCCCGACGTCGGCCCGGTGCGCGTCGAGGCGGAGAGCGATCTGCCGCCCGGCGGCGGCCTGGGCAGCTCGGCGGCGCTCGGGGTCGCGATCGCCCGGTCGGTGGCCGCGCTCGCGCCCGCGCCCGCGGCCGCCGCCGTCACCGACGCCGCGGCCGCCTGGGAGCGCGTGTTCCACGGCAACCCGTCGGGCATCGACACGACGGCCGCGGCCCGCGGCGGCTGCTTCCGCTTCACCCGGGCGCACGGCGCGACCTCCATCGCCCCGCGCGACGACCTGTGGCTCTGCGTGGGCTCGACCGGGGTGTCGTCGTCCACGCGCATCATGGTCGAGCTCGTGGCGAGGCTCTTCGAGCGCAAGCCCACGCTGGCCGCGACGTCCATCGCCGGCATCACCGCGCTCGTCGAGAACGCGGCCCTCGCGATCGAGGCGGGCGACGTGGTCGGCCTCGGCCGCCTCATGGACCTGAACCAGATGCTCCTCGCCGGCATGTTCGTCTCGACCGAGGCGATCGAGGCCCTGTGCAAGCTCGCGCGCGAGGCCGGCGCGCTCGGCGCCAAGATCACAGGCGCCGGCGGCGGCGGCTCGGTCATCGCGCTGCTCCCGCCGCCAGGCGGCGGCGCGACGTCGAACGTCGCCGCGGACCGCGTGCTCGCCGCCTGGCGCGACGCGGGGTACAGCGGCTTCGTCACCCGGGTGAAGGCGGGCGTGACGAGGACGGAGCCACAGGAGCAAGCATGA
- the mvaD gene encoding diphosphomevalonate decarboxylase → MTVVSRATAIAHPNIALAKYWGKRADGHNLPAVPSLSVTLAGMATTTEVAFDASLDRDELHLGGAALPPDAEATRRVAGLLDRVRAASGRRERARVVSRNDFPTAAGLASSASAFAALALAASAAAGLPTAPALVSDLARKTSVSAARSAFGGFVELRAGRPGDEALAATPLAPEDHWPLAVVIAVTREGPKDVGSSDGMRHTAMTSPYFPAWVDAAPSLFDAVRAAVLARDLAALGAAAEASALCMHASSIAASPGLLYWTGATVEVIAAVRRLRAQGTPAFFTIDAGPHVKVFTTPEAQAAVGAALLAVPGVLRTITAVPGGGARLAPSSGGA, encoded by the coding sequence ATGACCGTCGTGAGCCGGGCGACCGCGATCGCCCATCCGAACATCGCCCTCGCGAAGTACTGGGGCAAGCGTGCCGATGGCCACAACCTGCCCGCCGTCCCGAGCCTCTCGGTGACGCTCGCCGGGATGGCGACGACGACCGAGGTCGCCTTCGACGCGTCGCTCGATCGCGACGAGCTCCACCTCGGCGGCGCGGCCTTGCCGCCGGACGCGGAGGCGACGCGCCGGGTCGCGGGGCTCCTCGACCGGGTCCGCGCGGCCTCGGGGCGGCGCGAGCGCGCCCGCGTCGTCAGCCGGAACGACTTCCCCACCGCGGCGGGCCTCGCCTCGAGCGCGTCGGCGTTCGCCGCGCTCGCGCTCGCCGCGAGCGCCGCCGCCGGCCTGCCCACCGCGCCTGCGCTGGTGAGCGATCTCGCGAGGAAGACCTCGGTATCGGCCGCGCGCTCCGCGTTCGGCGGCTTCGTCGAGCTCCGCGCCGGCCGCCCCGGGGACGAGGCGCTCGCCGCGACGCCGCTCGCGCCCGAGGACCACTGGCCGCTCGCGGTCGTGATCGCGGTGACGCGCGAGGGCCCGAAGGACGTGGGCTCCAGCGACGGCATGCGGCACACCGCGATGACGAGCCCGTACTTCCCCGCGTGGGTGGACGCCGCGCCGTCGCTCTTCGACGCGGTCCGCGCCGCGGTCCTCGCCCGCGACCTCGCCGCGCTCGGCGCCGCGGCCGAGGCGAGCGCCCTCTGCATGCACGCCTCGAGCATCGCCGCCTCGCCGGGCCTGCTCTACTGGACCGGCGCCACCGTCGAGGTGATCGCCGCGGTGCGGAGGCTCCGCGCCCAGGGAACGCCGGCGTTCTTCACGATCGACGCCGGCCCGCACGTGAAGGTCTTCACGACGCCCGAGGCGCAGGCCGCCGTGGGCGCGGCGCTGCTCGCCGTCCCCGGCGTCCTCCGCACCATCACGGCCGTCCCCGGCGGCGGAGCCCGCCTCGCGCCCTCGTCCGGGGGCGCGTGA
- a CDS encoding AAA family ATPase codes for MLKLRRLRIEKFRGVAPGTELRFSDGLNVLLGQNGTGKTTLLELISMVVRSDFSSLVREEFSIEYELTVPGEATVLVAISNKEDTSLPETKPRTAFGLPEHWHPAADITIEESSSGRRHHVRYDSDLGLIIGDGHPTGRARELSCLQAGFLWLYMLEVAEPVAISVHHKVRRARTARRFDESLELFTWLVGSGDARGILLVHRDETLIAEAEAHVIGVPQALSRRLAERYERPRSDYTFQHADFAFLTTIKETMRFDAAELRVDITERQPWGEDHEMVTFGNFVFRFWWEGGEFITHTRLSYGQKRLLTFFYYLACNDDIVIADELVNGLHHHWITACVEAIGARQAFLTSQNPLLLDYVPITSPEQVHHSFVLCRGERRGGRPAWTWTNMSHEDAAEFFAAYEVGVEHVSEILQSRGLW; via the coding sequence ATGCTGAAGCTCAGGCGACTGCGGATCGAGAAGTTCCGGGGCGTGGCGCCGGGCACGGAGCTCCGGTTCTCGGACGGGCTCAACGTGCTGCTCGGCCAGAACGGGACCGGAAAGACGACGCTGCTCGAGCTGATCTCGATGGTGGTGAGGTCGGATTTCAGCAGCCTGGTCAGAGAAGAGTTCTCTATCGAGTACGAGCTCACGGTTCCGGGAGAAGCGACGGTGCTCGTTGCTATCAGCAACAAAGAAGATACGAGCCTCCCAGAGACGAAGCCTCGTACCGCGTTCGGCCTGCCGGAGCACTGGCACCCTGCTGCAGACATTACGATAGAGGAATCGTCGTCGGGCCGCCGTCACCATGTTCGGTACGATAGCGATCTTGGACTCATCATCGGAGACGGACACCCGACCGGGCGCGCTCGCGAGCTATCATGCCTGCAAGCCGGTTTCCTCTGGCTCTACATGCTGGAGGTAGCTGAGCCCGTCGCGATATCTGTACACCACAAGGTTCGGCGCGCGCGCACCGCGCGGCGATTCGACGAGTCACTGGAGCTATTCACGTGGCTCGTTGGTTCGGGCGACGCGCGCGGGATACTGCTGGTTCATCGGGACGAAACACTGATCGCCGAAGCCGAAGCGCACGTCATTGGCGTGCCGCAGGCGCTCTCTAGGCGACTGGCGGAGAGATACGAGAGGCCGAGGTCTGACTACACCTTCCAACACGCCGATTTCGCCTTCCTGACTACCATCAAGGAAACTATGAGGTTCGACGCCGCCGAGCTGAGGGTGGACATAACCGAGCGGCAACCGTGGGGCGAAGATCACGAGATGGTGACATTCGGGAATTTCGTGTTCCGGTTCTGGTGGGAGGGCGGCGAGTTCATCACCCACACGCGCCTGAGCTACGGGCAGAAGCGCCTGCTCACCTTCTTCTATTACCTCGCCTGCAACGACGACATCGTCATCGCCGACGAGCTGGTGAACGGCCTGCATCACCACTGGATCACGGCGTGTGTCGAGGCCATCGGAGCGCGTCAGGCGTTCTTGACGAGCCAGAACCCGCTCCTGCTCGACTACGTCCCCATCACGTCGCCAGAGCAGGTCCACCATAGCTTCGTGCTCTGTCGCGGCGAGCGGCGCGGCGGCAGACCGGCCTGGACCTGGACGAACATGAGCCACGAGGACGCCGCGGAGTTCTTCGCGGCATACGAGGTCGGCGTCGAGCACGTGAGCGAGATCCTGCAGTCGCGGGGCCTGTGGTGA